The following proteins come from a genomic window of Chryseobacterium glaciei:
- a CDS encoding TolC family protein, with translation MVKNIKTALSLVIALFPALFFSQEIKQLTANEVAELALQNHQQLKVSAQNIDIAKQNTNVTKLQKLPTITASTSQFYLGNVLAIDKDFSNSTNIPMPHYGSSYAVQATQLIFKGGLVNKSIELAGLREQLSELDLEKNKQDVKFLVISNYLDVYKILNQESVFQNNKKLAQERLKNIQKFYQQGMVTRNEVIRGELAIKNLDQGILTLANNKKILNYNLSIALGLSSDTEIIPIESLNNKESGIGMDYYFDLAHNSNPQMKSAKTNIDVADKNIEIIKTDKMPTIAGFGGYTLQRPITTRNPVLDMYSGGWQTGISLSYNIDNLYKTKERVKLGELQKNQANDAMTLVQQNIDMGVNAAYVKYQESIQQADILNDAKLLAEENYKITEAKYLNQLAVQAEMIDAQNQKLQSELDFANAEINVLYQYYNLLKSTGTL, from the coding sequence ATGGTTAAGAATATAAAAACAGCTCTATCACTCGTGATAGCACTATTTCCTGCGCTGTTTTTTTCACAAGAAATTAAACAGCTGACAGCGAATGAAGTCGCCGAACTGGCGCTACAAAATCATCAGCAATTAAAAGTTTCAGCACAGAATATTGATATTGCGAAACAAAATACGAATGTTACAAAACTGCAAAAGCTGCCTACAATTACGGCTTCTACAAGTCAGTTTTATTTGGGTAATGTTTTGGCAATCGATAAAGATTTTTCAAACTCTACCAATATTCCGATGCCGCATTACGGAAGCTCTTACGCGGTACAAGCGACTCAACTGATCTTTAAAGGTGGATTGGTGAATAAGTCTATTGAATTGGCCGGACTTCGTGAGCAATTATCAGAATTGGATTTAGAGAAAAACAAACAGGATGTGAAGTTTTTAGTAATCTCTAATTATTTGGACGTTTATAAAATTTTAAACCAAGAATCGGTTTTTCAAAATAACAAAAAACTGGCTCAGGAACGTTTGAAAAACATTCAAAAATTCTATCAGCAGGGAATGGTTACCCGAAACGAAGTGATTCGTGGAGAATTGGCGATCAAAAACTTAGATCAGGGAATTTTAACGTTGGCGAACAACAAAAAAATACTTAATTATAATTTAAGTATCGCCTTAGGTTTATCTTCTGATACTGAGATTATTCCGATTGAAAGTTTAAACAACAAAGAATCAGGAATCGGGATGGATTATTATTTTGATTTAGCGCATAACAGCAATCCACAAATGAAATCTGCGAAGACGAATATTGATGTTGCCGATAAAAATATTGAGATTATTAAAACAGATAAAATGCCTACAATAGCAGGTTTCGGAGGTTATACTTTGCAAAGACCAATTACGACGAGAAATCCTGTCCTGGATATGTATTCCGGAGGTTGGCAAACCGGTATTTCTTTGAGTTATAATATTGATAATCTGTATAAAACAAAAGAAAGAGTAAAGCTTGGAGAGCTGCAAAAAAATCAGGCTAATGATGCCATGACTTTGGTTCAGCAAAATATTGATATGGGAGTGAATGCTGCATATGTAAAATATCAGGAATCAATTCAACAGGCTGATATTCTGAATGATGCTAAGTTATTAGCTGAAGAAAACTACAAAATTACAGAAGCTAAATATCTGAATCAGTTGGCTGTACAAGCCGAAATGATCGATGCTCAAAACCAAAAACTACAATCTGAACTGGATTTTGCGAATGCAGAGATTAATGTATTGTATCAATATTACAATCTTTTGAAATCTACAGGAACGCTTTAA
- a CDS encoding DUF4349 domain-containing protein has translation MRKLLIPLFCLLLIHCNKQEPIQVKADLVEVLQEKPSDKYLPPPPPKEEISKNYAPTANAISNITENKSEKDTDIISKKVIKNGNLIIQVGDIKKAQNQTTEILNKNQAYIQKEEFRNIDTDENLNLVIRVPHKNFDALINSFSDGMGSVLSKNISSDDVTEEYTDVSIKLANKKIYLEKYRDMLKSAATTKDILEIQENIRELEDEIDVSEGRLRFIDDRVNYSTLNLSLYKEKVRSSATSKIGFGSRFGDSITEGWNSFISFVLGIISFWPFFLLIPLIIFLWRRWKARRKK, from the coding sequence ATGAGAAAATTATTGATCCCTTTATTTTGCCTTCTTCTTATTCATTGCAATAAACAGGAACCCATTCAAGTAAAAGCTGACTTAGTCGAAGTCCTTCAGGAAAAACCTTCTGATAAATATCTTCCTCCCCCACCACCAAAAGAAGAAATCTCTAAAAATTATGCACCAACAGCTAATGCGATATCGAATATAACAGAAAATAAATCTGAAAAAGACACAGATATTATTTCAAAGAAAGTAATCAAAAATGGCAATTTGATCATTCAGGTTGGGGATATTAAAAAAGCTCAGAATCAGACTACTGAAATTTTAAATAAAAACCAAGCTTACATTCAAAAAGAAGAATTCCGAAATATAGATACTGATGAAAATTTAAATTTGGTTATTCGTGTTCCACACAAGAATTTTGATGCATTGATCAACTCATTTTCTGACGGAATGGGTTCTGTTTTGTCTAAAAATATTTCGTCTGATGATGTTACAGAAGAATATACTGATGTTTCTATTAAACTCGCAAATAAGAAAATCTACCTTGAAAAGTATAGAGATATGCTTAAAAGTGCCGCAACAACAAAGGATATTCTTGAAATTCAGGAAAATATCCGCGAATTGGAAGATGAAATTGATGTTTCGGAAGGTCGACTTCGTTTCATAGATGACCGAGTGAATTACAGCACCTTGAATTTAAGTTTATATAAAGAAAAAGTGCGAAGTTCAGCTACTTCTAAAATTGGTTTTGGAAGCCGTTTTGGAGACTCAATTACAGAAGGCTGGAATAGTTTTATAAGCTTTGTGTTGGGAATTATTTCGTTTTGGCCGTTCTTTTTATTGATTCCATTAATTATTTTTCTTTGGAGAAGATGGAAAGCGAGAAGAAAAAAATAA
- a CDS encoding HlyD family secretion protein, which yields MENKEQNTQNIAPQTVQAPEKPSAAQKKKENKKNKIRAIISNTIVFLLIGFGLFWLVREYFHIGDKTYTEAAQVEEFINPINTRVSAYIKEIKFIEHQPVKKGDTLAILDDREIITQLGQAEAAYQNALAQRSATSSSVNTVSNNVSVMESNIAGAKARLWNAEQNLTRYKNLLTAEAVTRQQYDQVKTEYDAQKAAYETFVNQKQSANLSTTEVKSKLGINDAEIKRTKSALDMAKINLSYTVIIAPYDGVMGRRTISEGQLIQPGQQVATIVLNGQKWVTANFLESQMPNIKIGEKMVMTADALGGQQFEGIVTAVSAATGSRYSSVPTDNSTGNFIKVQQRIPVRIEFTDSNKKEDIAKLSAGMNMNISINK from the coding sequence ATGGAAAACAAGGAACAAAATACTCAAAATATAGCGCCACAAACGGTTCAGGCTCCTGAAAAACCAAGTGCTGCTCAAAAAAAGAAAGAAAATAAAAAGAATAAGATAAGAGCGATTATTTCAAACACGATTGTTTTTTTACTGATCGGTTTCGGACTGTTTTGGCTGGTTCGTGAATATTTTCATATCGGAGATAAAACATATACAGAAGCTGCTCAGGTTGAGGAGTTTATCAACCCAATCAATACGAGAGTTTCGGCATATATTAAAGAAATAAAATTCATTGAACATCAACCTGTAAAAAAAGGAGATACTCTTGCTATTCTGGATGATCGTGAGATTATAACCCAATTAGGCCAGGCGGAAGCAGCATATCAAAATGCGTTGGCACAACGTTCAGCAACTTCTTCTTCAGTAAACACTGTTTCCAATAACGTAAGTGTTATGGAATCTAATATTGCAGGAGCAAAAGCCAGACTTTGGAATGCTGAGCAAAATTTAACAAGATATAAAAATCTTTTAACTGCAGAAGCGGTAACAAGACAACAATACGATCAGGTAAAAACGGAATATGATGCTCAAAAAGCAGCGTATGAAACGTTTGTTAATCAAAAACAATCTGCTAATCTTTCAACAACGGAAGTGAAGAGCAAATTAGGAATCAATGATGCTGAGATTAAAAGAACGAAATCAGCTTTGGATATGGCTAAAATCAACCTTTCTTATACCGTAATTATCGCGCCTTACGATGGCGTGATGGGAAGAAGAACGATTTCAGAAGGACAATTAATTCAACCAGGTCAGCAAGTTGCAACGATTGTTCTGAACGGTCAAAAATGGGTAACCGCCAACTTCTTAGAAAGTCAGATGCCTAATATTAAGATTGGAGAGAAAATGGTGATGACAGCAGATGCTTTGGGTGGACAACAATTTGAAGGAATTGTAACGGCAGTTTCAGCAGCAACAGGATCAAGATATTCAAGTGTGCCGACGGATAATTCTACCGGAAACTTCATTAAAGTTCAGCAAAGAATTCCTGTAAGAATCGAATTTACGGATTCTAATAAAAAAGAAGATATTGCTAAACTGAGCGCGGGGATGAATATGAATATCAGTATTAATAAATAG
- a CDS encoding SAM-dependent methyltransferase — protein MLFLLPAYLSENTSITHFSPVLKDYIMQTDYFFVENEKTARKVVKFFAPEKKQSDLKLFLLDKYTENKDIKEAQELMLKGQDFGLLSEAGLPCIADPGNLIVKWCHEKNIRVVPISGPSSIILALISSGFNGQEFSFNGYLPIEKGEKKKQILQLEGLVQRTGYSQIFMETPYRNNALFEDLTKFLSPNTKLCIAANINDPEHEFIKTKTIKEWQKQKPELHKIPAVFVLGK, from the coding sequence ATGCTTTTTTTACTCCCGGCTTATTTATCTGAAAATACTTCTATTACTCACTTTTCGCCTGTTTTGAAAGATTATATCATGCAGACGGATTATTTCTTTGTTGAGAATGAAAAGACCGCAAGAAAGGTTGTTAAATTTTTTGCACCTGAAAAAAAGCAGTCAGATTTAAAGCTGTTTTTATTAGATAAATACACCGAAAATAAAGATATCAAAGAAGCTCAGGAATTAATGTTGAAAGGTCAGGATTTCGGTCTGCTTTCCGAAGCCGGACTTCCATGTATCGCCGATCCTGGAAACCTAATCGTGAAATGGTGTCATGAAAAAAATATTCGTGTTGTTCCAATTTCAGGGCCCTCATCGATTATTTTGGCTTTAATTTCAAGTGGTTTTAATGGACAGGAATTTAGTTTTAATGGATATTTACCGATTGAAAAAGGCGAAAAGAAAAAGCAAATTTTACAGTTGGAAGGCTTAGTTCAGCGAACTGGATATTCACAAATCTTTATGGAAACACCTTACAGAAATAATGCGCTTTTTGAAGATTTAACTAAGTTTCTTTCTCCTAATACAAAGCTTTGTATCGCAGCCAATATCAACGATCCTGAACATGAATTTATCAAAACAAAAACGATAAAAGAATGGCAGAAACAAAAACCTGAACTTCATAAAATTCCGGCCGTTTTCGTTTTAGGTAAATAA
- a CDS encoding DUF962 domain-containing protein produces the protein MRKIDLLFAEYAESHRNSTNKLIHWICVPLIFWTILGFISLIPSMSICFRYIGCISYVSLFAMVLVTIFYMRLSFLIGLIMLLVMTLMESFAYGINIRFKENSWLVYLAVFIVTWILQFVGHKIEGKKPSFLKDLQFLLVGPIWLLSFVLKKLGIKY, from the coding sequence ATGAGAAAGATTGATTTACTATTTGCAGAATATGCCGAAAGCCATAGAAACTCAACCAATAAGCTGATCCATTGGATCTGTGTTCCTTTGATTTTCTGGACGATTTTAGGGTTTATTTCTCTTATTCCGTCAATGTCAATTTGCTTCAGATATATTGGCTGTATCAGTTATGTAAGTCTTTTTGCGATGGTTTTAGTAACCATATTTTACATGAGACTTTCCTTTTTAATTGGCCTGATTATGCTTCTTGTAATGACTTTAATGGAGAGTTTCGCTTATGGAATTAATATTCGTTTTAAAGAAAATTCGTGGCTTGTATATCTTGCCGTTTTTATCGTCACTTGGATTTTACAGTTTGTAGGCCATAAAATTGAGGGTAAAAAACCGTCTTTCTTAAAAGATTTACAATTTCTCTTAGTCGGACCAATCTGGCTTTTAAGTTTTGTTCTTAAAAAACTGGGAATTAAGTATTAA
- a CDS encoding helix-turn-helix domain-containing protein, producing the protein MSVLEKFGVEIFTQHNIFERISADKPFRPDNPAFIFIKSGTIKLKQHFRDLELSENMFMVTDPQTIYEMVSVSDDFQSRMVSYKREFISALSLKFNRLITYRYFRQQMNIGVPFQQDEMDVVWKSVNFLKYILDSPTEMTYKKEMVEHLFSVFCYQMAGIISKEDNNSMSQMSRQEEIVFNFLTDLAEHHLTERTVEFYAERQSITTRHLSSVVKTITGKSASQIIAVIVMNEAKVLLNSSKKPVSEISSILGFSDQYSFSHFFKKHLEVSPSQYRNQFES; encoded by the coding sequence ATGTCTGTCTTAGAAAAGTTTGGAGTAGAGATTTTTACGCAACATAATATTTTCGAAAGGATCTCTGCCGATAAGCCTTTTCGTCCGGATAACCCTGCTTTTATTTTTATTAAATCAGGAACAATAAAGCTCAAACAGCATTTTCGTGATTTGGAGCTTTCTGAGAATATGTTTATGGTCACCGATCCACAAACAATTTACGAAATGGTTTCTGTAAGTGATGATTTTCAATCAAGAATGGTTTCTTATAAGCGAGAATTTATTTCTGCGTTATCATTGAAATTCAATAGATTAATTACCTATCGTTATTTTCGTCAACAGATGAATATTGGCGTTCCTTTTCAACAGGACGAAATGGACGTCGTTTGGAAAAGTGTCAACTTTCTGAAATATATTCTTGATTCTCCAACCGAAATGACGTACAAAAAAGAAATGGTAGAACATTTATTTTCAGTGTTTTGTTACCAAATGGCGGGAATTATTTCTAAGGAAGATAATAATTCTATGAGCCAAATGTCGAGACAGGAAGAGATTGTTTTTAATTTCCTGACAGATCTTGCAGAGCACCATCTCACAGAGCGAACTGTTGAGTTCTACGCCGAGCGGCAGTCGATTACAACGAGACATCTTTCTTCGGTGGTGAAGACGATAACAGGAAAGTCGGCAAGTCAGATCATCGCAGTGATTGTAATGAATGAAGCCAAAGTGCTTTTGAACTCTTCAAAAAAGCCTGTTTCAGAGATTTCATCGATCTTGGGATTTAGCGATCAATACTCATTTTCTCACTTTTTTAAGAAACATTTGGAGGTAAGTCCGAGCCAATATAGAAATCAGTTCGAAAGTTAA
- a CDS encoding low molecular weight protein-tyrosine-phosphatase → MKILMVCLGNICRSPLAEGIMKTKLPENFFVDSAGTISMHEGEHPDKRAVKTAENHGVDISRQKSRPIVSSDFETFDKIYCMDHRVYEDVISKTKNDEQRQKISLFLENVADRKNSEVPDPYWGDMNDFENVFQLLDKGCDAILNQLKTNN, encoded by the coding sequence ATGAAAATACTGATGGTCTGTCTGGGAAATATTTGCAGAAGTCCTTTAGCAGAAGGAATTATGAAAACAAAGCTTCCTGAAAATTTCTTTGTAGATTCGGCAGGCACAATTTCAATGCATGAAGGTGAACATCCTGATAAAAGAGCAGTGAAAACTGCTGAAAACCATGGAGTTGATATTTCAAGACAAAAATCAAGACCAATTGTAAGTTCAGATTTTGAAACTTTTGATAAGATCTATTGCATGGATCATCGGGTGTATGAAGATGTAATTTCAAAAACTAAAAATGATGAACAGCGTCAAAAAATTTCATTATTTTTAGAGAATGTAGCAGATCGTAAAAATTCGGAAGTTCCCGATCCATATTGGGGCGATATGAATGATTTCGAAAACGTTTTCCAATTGCTTGATAAGGGTTGCGATGCAATTCTCAATCAACTAAAAACCAACAACTAG
- a CDS encoding DUF2891 domain-containing protein — translation MKKSLLAFIFSPFLMYAQEVPKLTDEMAMKLADKPIHCINQEYPNKTAHIINNEKEVPLTPKALHPSFYGCFDWHSSVHGHWMLVRLLKTKPNLANAKEIEKILENSFQKENLQTEADYFTKYELTTTFERTYGWAWVLKLDEELATWDNPKAKIWHQNLKPLTDKILSSWKAYLPKQTYPNRTGVHPNTAFAMVFALDWARATGDKAFESQLIERAKYFYLNNTKTPAYLEPDGSDFFSPSLEIADLMRRVLPQQEFVKWLNNFYEKRSLENIEKIPVVSDLSDYQTVHLVGLSFTKAWCMKGIAKSLPNNHPLKKEFQKTATVFLNNGLPLLFQGNYGGDHWLSSFAVYALED, via the coding sequence ATGAAAAAGAGTCTTTTAGCATTTATATTTTCTCCATTTTTGATGTACGCTCAGGAAGTTCCAAAACTTACTGATGAAATGGCGATGAAATTGGCTGATAAACCCATCCATTGCATCAATCAGGAATACCCGAATAAAACGGCACATATCATTAATAATGAAAAGGAAGTTCCGTTGACTCCAAAAGCCCTGCATCCCAGTTTTTATGGCTGTTTTGATTGGCACAGCTCTGTCCACGGACATTGGATGTTGGTTAGATTGCTGAAAACAAAACCTAATTTAGCGAATGCAAAAGAGATTGAAAAGATTCTTGAAAACTCATTTCAAAAAGAAAATCTTCAGACAGAAGCTGATTATTTCACCAAATATGAGCTAACCACAACATTTGAAAGAACTTACGGCTGGGCTTGGGTGCTTAAGCTTGATGAAGAATTAGCGACTTGGGATAATCCTAAAGCTAAAATCTGGCATCAGAATTTAAAACCTTTAACGGACAAAATTTTAAGTTCATGGAAGGCTTATTTGCCTAAGCAAACGTATCCAAACAGAACCGGAGTTCATCCTAATACTGCTTTTGCAATGGTTTTTGCACTCGATTGGGCTAGAGCAACGGGTGATAAAGCTTTTGAAAGTCAATTAATAGAAAGGGCAAAATATTTTTACTTAAATAATACCAAAACACCTGCTTATTTGGAACCCGACGGTTCAGATTTCTTCTCGCCAAGTTTGGAAATTGCAGATTTAATGAGAAGAGTTCTTCCTCAACAAGAATTTGTAAAATGGTTAAATAATTTCTACGAAAAACGAAGTTTAGAGAATATTGAAAAAATACCTGTCGTAAGCGATTTGTCTGACTATCAAACCGTTCATTTGGTTGGTTTGTCTTTTACAAAAGCATGGTGTATGAAAGGAATTGCAAAATCTCTTCCCAATAATCATCCATTAAAAAAGGAATTCCAAAAAACGGCAACTGTATTTTTAAACAATGGACTTCCACTTCTTTTCCAAGGAAATTATGGTGGTGATCATTGGCTGTCCAGTTTTGCAGTTTATGCTTTGGAAGATTAA
- a CDS encoding transporter translates to MYNKGLYHDWVPKPIQLLLIVLLLAVVMPLGGVFTGNISYLVSGTGAMTEYFMWANYATTIGMGACMPIVMRMKMRFKVRDKMIVLLVLLGLLSYLNATTIDPMIFIFTSLVIGFLKMMVTIELFLPLMAMIGNRGMFYGAFYTFVLVMNQVAAYYAVEVSIQYNWQQFYILISVLCFILALLHWIFMHDKYFALKIPLHYIDWLSILLFVSTFMFSAYVFSFGKQQDWLNSSKIINASIAAFVSFSSLVLRQLTLKRPYLSFTIFSKNNVQHGLFMLMCLGMFLGTTSIQNTFAVGVLGYDQLTNARLNLLMIPGLVLAGVTAIFWFKKEIPLKMFIFSGFSAMMGYVIIMYFSMVLEFSYDGWYLPMFLKGYGMGSLFISVWFYTLDKLELDDMLAAIGLVLVWRTFFAVGFFSALYSWFQYRFQIVAVGDLAVYMDGMTISPQNVAANMKAIQLNAIIAANKKLFGYIILAGFVVLTYIITHHFGREQFTYVRFVRMLSGKSVIARRRLRERKRLIEDIKDAAGPAI, encoded by the coding sequence ATGTATAACAAAGGACTATATCACGATTGGGTACCAAAACCCATACAGCTTTTGCTGATTGTATTGCTGCTTGCCGTAGTGATGCCATTGGGTGGAGTGTTCACGGGAAATATCAGTTATCTAGTGAGCGGTACCGGTGCTATGACGGAATATTTCATGTGGGCAAATTATGCCACAACGATTGGAATGGGAGCGTGTATGCCGATTGTTATGAGAATGAAAATGAGGTTTAAAGTTCGTGATAAAATGATTGTTTTATTGGTTCTTTTGGGCTTATTAAGTTATCTGAATGCTACGACTATTGATCCAATGATCTTTATTTTTACTTCTTTAGTTATCGGATTTCTAAAAATGATGGTTACCATAGAATTGTTCTTACCATTAATGGCGATGATCGGTAACAGAGGAATGTTTTATGGAGCATTTTATACGTTCGTTTTAGTAATGAATCAAGTAGCAGCGTATTATGCGGTGGAAGTTTCGATTCAATATAATTGGCAGCAATTCTATATTTTAATATCGGTTCTCTGTTTTATTTTGGCGCTTTTACACTGGATTTTTATGCACGATAAATACTTTGCTTTAAAAATTCCGTTGCATTATATTGATTGGCTGAGTATTTTACTTTTCGTTTCAACGTTCATGTTTTCAGCGTATGTTTTCTCTTTCGGGAAACAGCAGGATTGGTTGAATTCAAGTAAAATTATTAATGCCAGTATAGCTGCTTTTGTGAGTTTTTCTTCGTTGGTATTGAGACAATTAACCTTAAAAAGACCTTATTTGTCTTTCACCATATTTTCAAAAAACAATGTTCAGCACGGTTTATTTATGTTGATGTGTTTAGGGATGTTTTTAGGAACAACTTCTATTCAAAATACATTTGCCGTAGGAGTTTTGGGCTATGATCAATTAACGAATGCAAGATTGAATTTATTAATGATTCCAGGATTGGTTTTAGCGGGAGTAACGGCAATATTTTGGTTTAAAAAAGAAATTCCGTTGAAGATGTTCATCTTTTCAGGCTTTTCAGCAATGATGGGCTATGTAATTATCATGTACTTTTCGATGGTCTTAGAATTCAGTTATGACGGATGGTATTTGCCGATGTTTTTGAAAGGATATGGAATGGGTTCGCTATTCATCTCAGTTTGGTTTTATACGTTGGATAAATTGGAATTGGATGATATGTTGGCCGCCATCGGATTAGTATTGGTTTGGAGAACGTTTTTTGCGGTTGGATTTTTCTCAGCCTTATATTCTTGGTTTCAATATCGTTTTCAGATCGTTGCGGTTGGAGATTTGGCAGTTTATATGGATGGAATGACGATAAGTCCACAAAATGTAGCCGCCAATATGAAAGCTATTCAGTTGAATGCAATTATTGCCGCCAATAAAAAGCTATTCGGATATATTATTCTTGCAGGGTTTGTGGTGCTGACTTACATTATCACCCATCATTTTGGAAGAGAACAGTTTACATATGTCCGATTCGTAAGAATGCTGAGCGGAAAATCGGTGATTGCAAGAAGAAGATTAAGAGAACGAAAAAGATTAATAGAAGATATAAAAGACGCAGCCGGGCCTGCGATATAA